The following coding sequences lie in one Mycobacterium sp. DL440 genomic window:
- a CDS encoding TetR/AcrR family transcriptional regulator: MADRTEVQPTRRRSRRGQGDQLRDEVLAAVNRLLDDWGSDEKLTMRAVAAEVGVTPASIYLHFADKTELVWAALTDKYRQLSDQMGAADAAAPPEQPRERLRAQVHAYCRFAMDNPGHYRLMYEIRQPAVEHDRMGLHPARQVSARLRRALAACADAGYPLSLPLYQATHTLWTGLHGLVSVQHSLAIDGSPDQLAGMADGLVDIVVSVQIRQGPAYPPETDVDRYIAATVIEIGDES; encoded by the coding sequence GTGGCCGACCGTACAGAGGTGCAGCCAACGCGGCGGCGGAGCCGCCGCGGCCAGGGCGACCAACTGCGCGACGAGGTGCTCGCCGCGGTCAACCGGTTGCTCGATGACTGGGGCAGCGACGAGAAACTCACCATGCGAGCCGTCGCCGCAGAAGTCGGTGTCACACCGGCGAGCATCTACTTACACTTCGCCGACAAGACCGAACTCGTGTGGGCAGCCCTGACCGACAAGTATCGGCAACTCTCCGATCAGATGGGTGCCGCGGACGCCGCGGCTCCCCCGGAACAGCCGCGCGAGCGACTCCGCGCGCAGGTGCATGCCTACTGCCGCTTCGCGATGGACAACCCCGGGCATTACCGCCTCATGTACGAAATCCGTCAACCCGCCGTCGAACATGACCGGATGGGGTTGCACCCCGCACGACAGGTCTCCGCCAGATTGCGCCGGGCCCTGGCGGCCTGCGCCGACGCAGGTTACCCGTTGTCACTGCCGCTCTACCAGGCGACGCATACCCTCTGGACGGGCTTACACGGCCTGGTTTCCGTGCAGCACAGCCTGGCCATCGACGGCTCCCCCGATCAACTCGCCGGCATGGCCGACGGTCTCGTCGACATCGTGGTCAGTGTGCAGATCCGCCAAGGACCGGCTTACCCGCCGGAGACCGACGTCGACCGTTACATCGCTGCGACGGTCATCGAGATCGGTGACGAGTCCTAG
- a CDS encoding CaiB/BaiF CoA-transferase family protein gives MSGSGEAEVGSRPARGGPLAGITVVELAGMGPGPHAAMLLADLGAEVLRVHRRGHAGGGAGLRGRRLVAADLKNTDDLEQVRELIDRADVLIEGFRPGVTERLGLGPDECIHRNPGLIYTRVTGWGQTGPRAQQAGHDINYVGLTGLLHAMGAPDRPPAPPLNLVGDYGGGSMSAVVGVLAALVERQVSGRGQVVDVAIVNGAALLGHVMWAMRSDGRWSDQRGTNIFDGSAPFYRTYECADGGYVAVGALEPEFFTEMLRLLEIDPETLGPQRDQTGWPQMRRVLADTFRQRSRDEWSRVFADSDACVTPVLTVAEAADDAQLLARNVFVEVDGVRQPAPAPLFSRTPAPQPVPARAGALTPTSRPPSR, from the coding sequence ATGAGTGGCAGTGGTGAGGCGGAAGTCGGTTCCCGACCTGCCCGTGGCGGCCCGCTGGCCGGTATCACGGTCGTCGAGTTGGCCGGTATGGGGCCCGGCCCGCACGCAGCGATGCTGCTTGCTGACCTCGGCGCAGAGGTCCTGCGGGTGCATCGGCGTGGGCACGCGGGTGGCGGCGCTGGGCTGCGCGGTCGCCGGCTGGTCGCTGCCGATCTGAAGAACACCGACGACCTCGAGCAAGTGCGTGAACTGATCGACCGCGCCGACGTCCTCATCGAAGGATTCCGGCCCGGAGTTACGGAGCGGCTCGGTCTTGGACCCGACGAATGCATTCACCGCAATCCGGGTCTTATCTACACCCGAGTGACGGGCTGGGGGCAGACCGGACCGCGCGCCCAACAGGCCGGCCACGACATCAACTACGTGGGCCTGACCGGGTTGCTGCACGCCATGGGCGCTCCGGACAGGCCTCCCGCCCCGCCGCTGAACCTGGTCGGCGACTACGGTGGTGGCTCGATGTCCGCGGTCGTGGGTGTGCTCGCGGCCCTGGTCGAGCGGCAGGTATCCGGGCGTGGTCAGGTCGTCGATGTCGCGATCGTCAATGGCGCTGCGCTGCTAGGGCATGTGATGTGGGCGATGCGCAGCGACGGCCGCTGGTCGGATCAGCGAGGTACCAACATTTTCGACGGATCAGCGCCGTTTTACCGCACCTATGAGTGCGCCGACGGCGGCTACGTCGCGGTGGGCGCTTTGGAGCCGGAGTTCTTCACCGAAATGCTGCGGCTGTTGGAGATCGACCCGGAAACCCTTGGTCCGCAACGGGACCAGACGGGTTGGCCCCAGATGCGGCGGGTGTTGGCGGATACGTTCCGGCAGCGCTCGCGCGACGAGTGGTCTCGGGTGTTCGCAGACAGCGACGCCTGCGTCACGCCGGTTCTGACGGTGGCCGAGGCGGCAGACGATGCCCAGCTGCTGGCTCGCAACGTGTTTGTCGAAGTGGACGGCGTTCGCCAGCCGGCGCCCGCACCGCTGTTCTCCCGGACACCGGCGCCGCAGCCGGTGCCTGCCCGGGCTGGGGCGCTCACGCCGACGTCGCGACCGCCATCCCGGTAA
- a CDS encoding CaiB/BaiF CoA-transferase family protein: MTDAPLAGITVVSLEQAVAAPYATRQLADLGARVVKIERPQGGDFARGYDRSVHGESSYFVWLNRGKESLTLDLKAPEGLRIVHRLLEDADVLVQNLGPGASARMGLDADAVARKYPQIVTATISGYGQDGPWKDRKAYDLLVQAEAGLLSVTGSPTEVARTGVSIADIAAGMFTFSGILTALYTRATTGVARPVSVSLFDALVEWMSQPLYYGRYGGKAPARTGARHPTIAPYGPFTAADGGTVLLAVQNPPEWHSLCEIVLNRPDLVADPRFATNPDRVAHRDELEAIIGETAAGLSTEELEARLDEAVVAHARMNEVEHLSDHPVLTGRDRWRGIQTPGGPAQALPPPAGLAGIEPILGDVPALGAHSRKILGELGYPSAEIDELISAGVTSTERRNPA, from the coding sequence ATGACAGACGCACCGCTGGCGGGGATCACCGTCGTAAGCCTGGAACAGGCCGTCGCGGCACCGTACGCGACCCGTCAGCTCGCCGACCTCGGCGCCAGGGTGGTGAAAATCGAACGCCCCCAGGGCGGTGACTTCGCCCGCGGCTACGACCGCTCGGTGCACGGCGAGTCGAGTTACTTCGTCTGGCTCAACCGCGGCAAAGAGTCCTTGACTCTGGACCTCAAAGCTCCCGAAGGCCTGCGGATCGTGCACCGGCTACTCGAGGACGCCGATGTGCTGGTGCAGAACCTCGGACCGGGAGCATCGGCCCGGATGGGGTTGGATGCCGATGCGGTGGCCCGCAAGTATCCGCAGATCGTCACCGCCACCATCAGCGGCTATGGCCAGGACGGCCCGTGGAAGGACCGCAAGGCCTATGACCTGCTGGTGCAGGCCGAGGCCGGGCTGCTGTCGGTGACCGGTTCACCCACGGAGGTGGCACGCACCGGGGTGTCCATCGCCGATATCGCGGCCGGAATGTTCACCTTCTCCGGAATTCTCACCGCGCTGTACACCCGCGCCACCACCGGTGTGGCGCGGCCAGTTTCGGTGTCATTGTTCGATGCGCTGGTCGAATGGATGTCCCAACCGCTCTACTACGGCCGTTACGGCGGAAAAGCTCCCGCCCGCACGGGCGCACGGCACCCGACCATCGCCCCGTACGGCCCGTTCACCGCCGCCGACGGCGGCACGGTCCTACTTGCGGTGCAGAATCCGCCGGAATGGCATTCGCTCTGCGAAATCGTCTTGAACAGACCCGATCTCGTTGCGGATCCACGGTTCGCCACCAATCCGGACCGTGTCGCGCACCGCGACGAGTTGGAGGCCATCATCGGCGAAACGGCGGCCGGGCTGAGCACCGAGGAACTCGAAGCACGTCTTGACGAAGCGGTGGTGGCGCATGCCCGTATGAACGAAGTCGAGCACCTGTCGGACCATCCCGTGCTCACCGGCCGAGACCGGTGGCGCGGAATTCAGACTCCTGGTGGGCCCGCGCAGGCGCTGCCGCCGCCGGCGGGTCTGGCGGGTATCGAGCCGATACTCGGTGACGTGCCGGCTCTGGGCGCACACAGCCGAAAGATCCTGGGTGAGTTGGGATACCCGTCCGCTGAGATCGACGAATTGATCTCGGCAGGCGTCACTTCGACTGAGCGAAGAAACCCCGCTTGA
- a CDS encoding acyl-CoA dehydrogenase: MSISALAIVEEHHELADSAAGQLSRHNSRSAARSTLDGGSPQPADLWDACATLGWHGLAIGEEYGGSGYGIAELSIVLEAMGHELCPGPFLPTATAALVIDRCGTDVLRRALLPPLADGKLVGAVGLSSDIALSRDSVANGTARAVAGAPDAGVLVLAAGADLIVVDAEADGVTVTALTGLDTTRSIGDVTLRDVELPAERILPGASTKARTAFRILAAAEAVGVGWAALRMATDYVKVREQFGRPIGTFQAVKHHLANMLISAQQSTAAVWDAARSNDLDDASFAAAVAAAHATRMQTFIAQKNIQLHGGIGYTWEHDAHLYLRRARSLAALISDTGDALADIAEAQRTGVAHGASFALPAEADRFRREAADAVGRLRGLPSGEQRDYLVDSGYLVPHWPKPWGRHAGVVEQLVIEEEFAADSGIELPDLGITGWVMLTIAQAGTDDQRSRWVDPVLRGQTNWCQLFSEPGAGSDAAAVRTTATRVDGGWRVTGQKVWTSLAHECQWGLATVRTDPEAPKHAGVTMMAIDMSAPGIRVLPLRELTGEALFNEVFFDDVFVPDSDVVGDVNRGWLVARATLGNERVSIGGGSGAIGVGADDLIKLLDNASPAISARWEHRVGEVIAELHALRLLNLRNASRAIAGGDTAAEANVSKLLQAESSQHVSELAIELAGTSAVAGRTPELTRAYLYARCLTIAGGTSEIIRNTIAERLLGLPRDPLAK; this comes from the coding sequence GTGAGCATCTCCGCGCTGGCCATCGTCGAGGAACACCATGAGCTCGCCGATTCCGCAGCAGGCCAGCTGTCCAGGCACAACAGTCGCTCTGCCGCCCGCTCCACCCTCGACGGCGGTTCGCCACAGCCAGCCGACCTGTGGGACGCCTGCGCCACGCTCGGCTGGCATGGGCTGGCCATCGGCGAGGAGTACGGGGGTTCGGGCTACGGCATCGCCGAGCTGTCCATCGTGCTGGAAGCCATGGGTCACGAACTGTGCCCCGGACCGTTCCTACCCACTGCGACCGCCGCTCTGGTGATCGACCGCTGCGGCACCGATGTATTGCGCAGGGCCCTTCTCCCCCCGTTGGCCGACGGGAAACTCGTTGGTGCTGTGGGCCTCTCGTCAGATATCGCGCTCAGTCGCGACTCGGTGGCCAACGGTACCGCTCGAGCCGTCGCCGGAGCACCCGACGCCGGTGTGCTTGTCCTGGCCGCCGGCGCAGACCTGATCGTGGTGGACGCGGAAGCCGACGGCGTGACCGTCACCGCCCTCACCGGTCTGGACACCACCCGCAGCATCGGCGATGTCACCCTGCGCGATGTCGAGCTACCCGCCGAAAGAATCCTCCCCGGCGCGAGCACCAAGGCACGCACCGCGTTTCGCATCCTCGCTGCCGCCGAAGCGGTCGGTGTCGGCTGGGCGGCGCTCCGGATGGCCACCGACTACGTCAAGGTTCGCGAGCAGTTCGGCCGCCCCATCGGCACCTTCCAGGCGGTCAAGCACCACCTCGCCAACATGCTCATCAGCGCCCAGCAGAGCACTGCAGCGGTGTGGGACGCGGCACGCTCCAATGATCTCGATGATGCGTCCTTCGCCGCCGCGGTAGCCGCGGCCCATGCGACGCGCATGCAGACCTTCATCGCGCAGAAGAACATTCAGCTGCATGGCGGTATCGGCTACACCTGGGAGCACGACGCGCACCTGTACCTGCGGCGGGCCCGCAGCCTGGCCGCGCTGATCAGTGACACCGGCGACGCTCTGGCCGATATCGCCGAGGCGCAACGCACCGGAGTCGCACACGGCGCATCGTTCGCCCTGCCCGCCGAGGCCGACCGGTTCCGGCGTGAGGCGGCCGATGCGGTCGGGCGGCTGCGTGGGCTACCTTCCGGCGAGCAGCGCGATTACCTGGTCGATTCTGGTTATCTGGTGCCGCACTGGCCCAAACCGTGGGGACGCCATGCCGGTGTGGTCGAGCAACTCGTCATCGAGGAGGAGTTCGCCGCCGACAGCGGTATCGAGCTTCCCGACCTGGGTATCACCGGCTGGGTGATGCTGACCATCGCGCAGGCTGGCACCGATGACCAGCGGTCCCGCTGGGTCGATCCTGTGCTGCGCGGTCAGACCAACTGGTGCCAACTGTTTTCCGAACCCGGCGCGGGCTCTGACGCCGCCGCGGTACGCACCACAGCCACCCGGGTCGACGGCGGCTGGCGGGTCACCGGGCAGAAGGTGTGGACCAGCTTGGCCCACGAATGCCAGTGGGGCCTGGCGACTGTGCGCACCGATCCCGAGGCTCCCAAGCACGCGGGTGTCACGATGATGGCGATCGACATGTCCGCTCCTGGGATCCGAGTGCTGCCGCTGCGTGAGCTCACCGGTGAGGCCTTGTTCAACGAGGTGTTCTTCGACGATGTGTTCGTCCCCGACAGCGATGTCGTCGGCGACGTCAACCGCGGCTGGCTGGTGGCACGCGCGACGCTCGGCAATGAGCGGGTCTCGATCGGCGGTGGCTCCGGCGCCATCGGCGTGGGCGCCGATGACCTGATCAAACTGCTCGACAACGCTTCTCCCGCAATATCGGCGCGCTGGGAGCACCGGGTCGGCGAGGTGATCGCCGAGCTGCATGCCCTGCGCCTGCTGAATCTGCGCAATGCCAGCCGTGCCATCGCCGGCGGCGACACCGCGGCCGAGGCCAACGTCAGCAAGCTGCTGCAGGCCGAATCCTCGCAACACGTCAGCGAACTCGCGATCGAGCTGGCCGGCACCTCCGCGGTCGCCGGCAGAACGCCCGAGTTGACCCGCGCCTACCTGTACGCCAGGTGCTTGACCATCGCCGGCGGGACATCGGAGATCATCCGCAACACGATCGCCGAGCGCCTGCTGGGGCTGCCGCGGGATCCGCTGGCGAAATGA
- a CDS encoding TetR family transcriptional regulator translates to MARGDRSPRVEHADRVRNALLEAALDLFSANGYDETTTDQIAESAGVSPRTFFRYFPTKESVLFFGEYDFIDAVSGVYLAQPEEVSDFEAMANSFALLAPSLKRIRKRIAQYHEAVASSLVLLGRERRNHEANAETVAKVIADRRRLPSPDSECHLLASIGMLLVERALNQWLAAPGRALDDLVRQEFAALPAVLK, encoded by the coding sequence ATGGCACGGGGCGACCGTTCACCGCGAGTCGAGCATGCCGACCGCGTGCGCAATGCCCTGTTGGAAGCCGCGCTGGACCTGTTCAGCGCCAATGGTTACGACGAGACGACCACCGATCAGATCGCCGAGAGCGCAGGTGTTTCCCCGCGAACCTTCTTCCGGTACTTCCCGACCAAGGAGTCGGTGTTGTTCTTCGGTGAGTACGACTTCATCGATGCGGTGAGCGGCGTCTACCTCGCCCAGCCCGAAGAGGTATCCGATTTCGAGGCGATGGCCAACTCGTTCGCGTTGCTTGCACCCAGTCTCAAGCGTATTCGCAAGCGTATTGCGCAGTACCACGAAGCCGTCGCGTCCTCGCTGGTGTTGTTAGGCCGCGAGCGCAGGAACCACGAAGCCAATGCCGAGACCGTGGCCAAGGTGATCGCTGACCGCCGCCGCCTACCCTCGCCGGACAGCGAATGCCACCTTCTGGCATCGATCGGAATGCTGCTCGTCGAGCGGGCCCTCAATCAATGGTTGGCTGCGCCGGGACGCGCCCTCGATGACCTGGTACGCCAGGAGTTCGCCGCACTGCCCGCCGTGCTGAAATAG
- a CDS encoding carboxymuconolactone decarboxylase family protein, translating into MSETSELGRKTMDAVYGAGFSKTMPEVSNPMLDDTIDHLFGEIWSRPGLSIRDRRLLVIGATAALGRADLIEIQARGALENDELTPGELREAVLQLHYYVGWGNGTQVNQGVEAAISKHEVRSNDLAHSDPEDKEHNQ; encoded by the coding sequence ATGAGTGAAACGAGCGAACTGGGCCGCAAGACCATGGACGCGGTCTACGGAGCGGGATTCTCCAAGACGATGCCCGAAGTGTCCAACCCCATGCTGGACGACACCATCGACCACCTCTTCGGCGAGATCTGGAGCCGTCCCGGTCTCTCGATCCGAGACCGCCGATTACTGGTCATCGGCGCGACCGCAGCGCTGGGCCGCGCTGACCTGATCGAGATCCAAGCCCGAGGAGCGCTCGAGAACGATGAACTCACCCCCGGTGAGCTCCGCGAGGCCGTCCTGCAGCTGCATTACTACGTCGGCTGGGGCAACGGCACCCAGGTCAATCAAGGCGTCGAGGCCGCCATCAGCAAGCACGAGGTCCGTTCCAACGACCTCGCTCACTCGGATCCAGAAGACAAGGAGCACAACCAATGA
- a CDS encoding 3-carboxyethylcatechol 2,3-dioxygenase: MTSDRLVVCASHSPGKERDVEQLQGRLFRSALDAAAKKVREFDPDVVVLFGGDHRRAFRHVVPAFGVAMSASILAEGGHPAGDLDVPSALARRLCEHLLTSGFDIAVCRDIGLDHAFAQPVRDLLGELTAKPVIPVAVNCATAPLPTARRVADFAAEVGRFLDGLDQRVLLIGTGGLSHSPPSLEVDTYDLSDEDRARIIAEGMADARNKIRPDWDSEVLDAMAAWDLESLIQLVDAAHDRAGAGANEVRTWLAAGAAGGGRPVTPLVYEPVPEWITGMAVATSA, encoded by the coding sequence ATGACGTCCGATCGACTCGTTGTGTGTGCAAGCCACAGCCCGGGCAAAGAACGCGATGTCGAGCAGTTGCAAGGCCGACTGTTCCGCTCGGCGCTCGACGCCGCCGCCAAAAAGGTACGGGAGTTCGACCCAGATGTGGTGGTGTTGTTCGGCGGCGATCACCGGCGCGCGTTCCGGCACGTGGTACCCGCCTTCGGTGTTGCAATGTCCGCGTCGATCCTGGCCGAGGGGGGTCATCCGGCTGGTGATCTCGACGTGCCGTCCGCGCTCGCCCGACGCCTGTGTGAGCATCTCCTGACCAGCGGCTTCGACATTGCCGTGTGCCGCGATATCGGGCTGGATCATGCATTCGCCCAACCGGTTCGAGACCTGCTCGGCGAACTGACGGCCAAGCCAGTCATTCCGGTGGCGGTGAACTGCGCCACCGCTCCGCTGCCCACTGCCCGCCGCGTCGCCGACTTCGCAGCCGAGGTCGGCCGGTTCCTCGACGGCCTCGACCAACGCGTCCTGCTGATCGGCACCGGCGGGTTATCGCATTCTCCGCCGAGCCTGGAGGTCGACACCTACGACCTCAGCGATGAGGACCGGGCGCGCATCATCGCCGAGGGTATGGCGGACGCGCGCAACAAGATTCGCCCAGACTGGGACTCTGAGGTACTCGATGCGATGGCGGCCTGGGATCTGGAGTCCCTGATCCAGCTCGTCGACGCCGCCCACGACCGTGCCGGCGCCGGTGCCAACGAAGTGCGCACCTGGCTGGCTGCCGGCGCCGCCGGCGGTGGCCGGCCGGTAACCCCGCTGGTCTACGAGCCGGTGCCGGAGTGGATTACCGGGATGGCGGTCGCGACGTCGGCGTGA
- a CDS encoding cytochrome P450 has translation MTELGVTGTANINDLPFAQDRSRAWRELREAGEAVKSGEEIVLTSAAAVEFAAKRPDIFSSARAFDRLGSPVPLIPIAIDPPDHTRFRRMLDPFFSPKKMAEREAELRRQAGELIDAIVAAGECDVVPDLATPFPSQVFLTLFGLPMADRDRLVRWKDSILQFTDPSSAEATPEVLAHAMELFAYLTDHIAERRGDTTGSDMLSQLMRDTEGGMSDNEILGLCFMFVLAGLDTVTSAVGFSLAKLAGDADLRRRISADFSLIPAFIEDILRVDGPVPFAPRVTTEAVEIAGRTVPKDTTVMLSYGSADRDPSRYEDADEVHLDDKVVHFAFGRGPHRCLGSHLARLELRLILEEWHNRVPEYTLADGKDPQMTWPTGTMGLQSVPLNITPAYLG, from the coding sequence ATGACTGAGCTCGGCGTGACTGGAACCGCCAACATCAACGATCTGCCATTCGCCCAGGACAGGTCGCGTGCTTGGCGGGAGCTGCGAGAGGCCGGGGAAGCGGTCAAGTCGGGTGAGGAGATCGTCCTGACCAGCGCCGCGGCAGTGGAGTTCGCCGCAAAACGCCCCGACATCTTCTCCTCGGCCCGGGCCTTCGATCGACTGGGCAGCCCTGTACCGCTGATTCCGATCGCGATCGATCCGCCGGACCACACCCGGTTCCGCCGCATGCTGGATCCCTTCTTCAGCCCGAAGAAGATGGCCGAGCGTGAGGCAGAACTACGCCGCCAGGCCGGCGAGTTGATCGATGCGATCGTGGCAGCGGGAGAATGCGACGTTGTTCCCGACCTCGCCACACCGTTTCCCTCCCAGGTGTTTCTGACGCTGTTCGGATTGCCCATGGCGGACCGCGACCGGTTGGTGCGGTGGAAAGACTCGATTCTGCAGTTCACCGATCCGAGCAGCGCCGAAGCGACTCCCGAGGTGCTGGCCCACGCGATGGAGCTGTTCGCCTATCTGACCGATCACATCGCCGAGCGGCGCGGCGACACCACCGGCAGCGACATGCTCAGCCAACTGATGCGGGACACCGAAGGAGGCATGTCGGACAACGAAATCCTCGGGCTGTGCTTCATGTTCGTGTTGGCGGGTCTCGACACAGTCACCTCGGCGGTGGGATTCTCGTTGGCCAAGCTGGCCGGTGATGCCGACCTACGCCGAAGGATCAGCGCCGATTTCTCGCTGATTCCCGCCTTCATCGAGGACATCCTGCGCGTCGACGGGCCCGTCCCGTTCGCGCCGCGGGTCACTACCGAAGCGGTCGAGATCGCCGGAAGGACCGTGCCGAAGGACACCACCGTGATGCTCAGTTACGGAAGTGCCGACCGCGATCCGAGCCGCTACGAGGATGCTGACGAGGTCCACCTCGACGACAAGGTGGTGCACTTCGCATTCGGTCGTGGGCCGCATCGGTGTCTGGGTTCACACCTCGCCCGTCTGGAACTCCGACTCATCCTCGAGGAATGGCACAATCGGGTACCCGAATACACGCTGGCCGATGGCAAGGATCCGCAAATGACTTGGCCCACAGGGACAATGGGATTGCAATCGGTGCCGCTGAACATCACGCCCGCATATCTTGGCTAG
- a CDS encoding cytochrome P450 → MTTSIREMPIEREQLLDPPLAYHQLREDQPIVRMRFPSGRIGWLVTRFEEGSQVFSDPRLSSQRPRHDVAEEDGVDPNDNDSAEALPPTFNSMDAPDHGAYRRLLSGKFTPKSVQANLQPYIDTIVTEHLDAIEAQGADGTPVDLIEQLALPIPCLVICELLGVPYQDRDKFHHATEVMMDTSKRRAERDTGAHWLMEYITKLVAEKRADPDSDGLLAELIRKSEEDGSILSDEDLIGIGVLLLFAGHDTTMAMIGLSALTLLTHPAQRQDLADHPEKIGTAIEELLRYLTIVQFGLGRTAKEDLEIGGQAIAKGDLVVVAMPAANRDPRVFDNPDEPDFDRKMTRHLAFGYGVHQCLGQNIARAELKTILPQLFARFPGLKLATPLDEVEMDTYGTNYGVKKMLVTW, encoded by the coding sequence ATGACAACCAGCATTCGCGAAATGCCGATCGAGCGGGAACAGCTTCTCGACCCACCCCTGGCGTATCACCAGCTGCGCGAAGACCAACCCATTGTCCGGATGCGGTTCCCCAGTGGACGCATCGGCTGGCTGGTCACCCGGTTCGAGGAGGGTAGTCAGGTCTTCTCCGACCCACGGCTGAGTTCACAACGACCACGGCACGATGTCGCAGAAGAGGACGGCGTCGACCCCAACGACAACGATTCCGCCGAGGCCCTGCCCCCGACGTTCAACTCGATGGACGCCCCCGACCACGGGGCCTACCGGCGGCTGCTCTCAGGGAAGTTCACGCCCAAGTCGGTGCAGGCCAACCTGCAGCCCTACATCGACACCATCGTCACCGAGCATCTGGATGCCATCGAGGCGCAGGGAGCAGACGGCACACCTGTCGACCTGATCGAGCAACTCGCGCTGCCGATTCCGTGCCTGGTCATCTGCGAACTTCTCGGCGTGCCCTATCAGGACCGGGACAAGTTCCACCATGCCACCGAGGTGATGATGGACACCAGCAAGCGCCGCGCCGAGCGCGACACCGGCGCGCACTGGCTGATGGAATACATCACCAAGCTGGTCGCCGAGAAGCGCGCCGACCCCGACTCCGATGGTCTGCTCGCCGAGTTGATCCGCAAGAGTGAGGAGGACGGGTCCATCCTGTCCGACGAAGACCTCATCGGCATCGGCGTGTTGCTGCTGTTCGCCGGCCACGACACCACCATGGCCATGATCGGTCTGTCGGCACTGACGCTGCTCACCCATCCTGCTCAGCGCCAGGACCTTGCGGACCATCCGGAGAAGATCGGTACCGCCATCGAGGAATTGCTGCGTTATCTGACGATCGTCCAGTTCGGATTGGGCCGCACCGCCAAGGAAGACCTGGAGATCGGTGGCCAAGCCATCGCTAAGGGCGACCTGGTGGTGGTCGCCATGCCCGCAGCCAACCGCGACCCACGGGTGTTCGACAACCCGGACGAGCCGGACTTCGACCGGAAGATGACCCGACACCTGGCCTTCGGTTACGGCGTACACCAGTGCCTGGGCCAGAACATCGCCAGGGCCGAGCTGAAAACGATCCTCCCTCAACTGTTCGCCCGATTCCCCGGCCTGAAGTTGGCCACCCCGTTGGACGAGGTCGAGATGGACACCTACGGGACCAACTACGGCGTCAAGAAGATGCTCGTCACCTGGTGA
- a CDS encoding spirocyclase AveC family protein, with protein sequence MTDIASRGTFDETAAPAPVQIKTLRPVLFWSSVGAVCVAVAAYVYLSWIVSGNAAPVDPGPDAIPGGTRLAIAVFQIACPILAFAAIVYVVRKSLRERQLCVEAAVVIGSAIAWWHDPLINWFQPVLFYNAGLVNFGNWMENVPGSLSPGSRLMAEPVLMIGMIYIWMPLTMGSLARWAMGRARQSWPTLGPVRTFCCGWLAVYVIEFPLEIFAVHHGLVAYPASIPGATLWAGQTVQIPLYGPILWSLVLSSSGALMFFRNRKGQIRVEAGIETLRWAGPSVKALLRVLAVTGFLHVVAIGAYDLPVNLAGLYAGPTDTYPSYLRTQYCGPDTPRACPDGTRFEDP encoded by the coding sequence GTGACCGATATTGCCAGCCGCGGGACGTTCGATGAGACGGCCGCACCGGCTCCTGTTCAAATCAAGACACTGCGACCCGTGCTGTTCTGGTCGAGTGTGGGCGCCGTCTGTGTAGCGGTCGCCGCGTACGTCTATCTGTCGTGGATCGTCTCGGGCAATGCGGCGCCAGTCGATCCGGGTCCCGATGCGATCCCCGGCGGTACCCGGCTGGCGATCGCAGTATTCCAAATTGCCTGCCCCATACTGGCTTTCGCCGCGATCGTCTACGTCGTCCGCAAAAGTCTGCGGGAACGGCAGCTGTGCGTCGAGGCCGCTGTCGTGATCGGGTCGGCCATCGCCTGGTGGCATGACCCGCTGATCAACTGGTTCCAGCCCGTGCTCTTCTACAACGCGGGTCTGGTCAATTTCGGCAACTGGATGGAGAACGTCCCCGGCTCGCTCAGCCCGGGAAGCCGGTTGATGGCCGAGCCGGTTTTGATGATCGGGATGATCTACATCTGGATGCCGTTGACCATGGGATCGCTCGCTCGGTGGGCCATGGGCCGGGCGCGACAGTCCTGGCCGACTTTGGGACCCGTCCGTACGTTCTGTTGCGGATGGCTCGCGGTATACGTAATCGAGTTCCCGCTGGAGATCTTCGCGGTGCACCACGGCTTGGTCGCGTACCCGGCCTCGATACCCGGCGCCACGCTGTGGGCCGGGCAGACGGTGCAGATTCCGCTCTACGGTCCCATCCTGTGGTCACTGGTGCTCAGCTCGAGCGGCGCGTTGATGTTCTTCCGCAACCGCAAAGGTCAGATCCGGGTGGAGGCGGGCATCGAGACGCTGCGCTGGGCCGGGCCATCGGTCAAGGCGCTGTTACGGGTTTTGGCGGTCACCGGCTTCCTGCATGTGGTCGCGATCGGCGCGTACGACCTGCCGGTCAACCTCGCCGGCCTCTACGCCGGACCGACCGACACCTACCCGAGCTATCTGCGCACACAGTACTGCGGCCCGGACACTCCACGGGCCTGCCCCGACGGCACGCGCTTCGAAGATCCCTAA